In Bdellovibrio sp. GT3, the genomic window ATTAGCATATTCAGAATCCAAAGTTGGATGCACAAGAAACATCAAACTATCATCACCCATTCGCTGTGCATTTACAAACCGCCCTGAAGGCCCTAGGCCAGCATCTTTAAAAGCTCGCTCTAGATAAATTTCACTACAGCTCCCTGAATAACATGGAACACCTTCAGCATTGATAGCCGCCATAATTCGATCGCGATTCCAACCTTGATTTAATCTCTCGCTGTCTACCATCGCGTAGAATTTATAATAAGAATGATAAATTGTGTCGTCTGGTCTATGAACGACAAGCCCCGGAACATTAACAATCCCCGCACTAATGGCGTCTGCCAATAAGCGTCTCTTCAAAATCCAGTCGTTTAACTTTCTTAACTGAATTCGTCCAACAGCCCCTTGAATCTCTGTCATCCTCCAATTAGTACCAAAGCTTTCATGTAGCCATCGGAACCCCGGAGGATGAGAGCGCCTAAAGACCGCATCATAGCTTTTACCATGGTCTTTGAAAGCCCAGAGCTTTTCGTAGAGCTCTGTATCGTTCAATAACAACATTCCGCCTTCGCCCGTAGTGGACATAATTTTATCCTGACAGAAAGAAAAGGCCGACATATCACCATAAGAACCAGCGTAATTTCCCTTGTATTTTGCTCCATGGCTTTGCGCGCAATCTTCAATAACCTTCAGATTGTACTTCTTCGCAATAAAAAGAATGGCCTCCATATCACAAGGCCAACCCGCCAAATGAACAGCAATAATGGCCTTCGTTCTTGGAGTTATCGATTTTTCAATTTCTGACGGCAACAAATTCTGTGACTTAGGGTCGACATCCACAAGAACTGGCGTCGCCCCCACTCGCACAACGCAGCTCGCTGAAGCAATAAATGTTCGGCAAGTGGTAATCAC contains:
- a CDS encoding DegT/DnrJ/EryC1/StrS family aminotransferase yields the protein MNSLLAIDGGAAQRNTAIAPWPYYDKDEVDKVASILASGKVNYWTGNETKLFETEFAAFHGMKHGIALANGTLALELALIGYGIGVGDEVITTCRTFIASASCVVRVGATPVLVDVDPKSQNLLPSEIEKSITPRTKAIIAVHLAGWPCDMEAILFIAKKYNLKVIEDCAQSHGAKYKGNYAGSYGDMSAFSFCQDKIMSTTGEGGMLLLNDTELYEKLWAFKDHGKSYDAVFRRSHPPGFRWLHESFGTNWRMTEIQGAVGRIQLRKLNDWILKRRLLADAISAGIVNVPGLVVHRPDDTIYHSYYKFYAMVDSERLNQGWNRDRIMAAINAEGVPCYSGSCSEIYLERAFKDAGLGPSGRFVNAQRMGDDSLMFLVHPTLDSEYANDLVDAITKVMKVAAG